A window from Kovacikia minuta CCNUW1 encodes these proteins:
- a CDS encoding type II toxin-antitoxin system HipA family toxin, whose product MTAIERHYGVWLYEQRVGSITLSEGIIRFQLNESYIYDANRAVLGLLFEDDLVAIHRSKVRLPPWFSNLLPEGRLREWIAQDKGVNKNQELDLLLKVGHDLPGAVRVAEAEIGQTVFDSDRREVATDMANDNDLKNIWRFSLAGVALKFSMLRKGERFTSPGIGEGGDWIVKLPDQRYQNVPLNEYSMMELARKVGLNVPEVRLVHRDQLTDVPDNLWPDSEDTAYAIRRFDRTSSRDLVHIEDFAQVRGFYPRDKYKGTFETLAALVYRQYDTESLLEFARRLAFNYAIGNGDAHLKNWSLLYADPRRPVLSPAYDLVSTAIYRPPDRPEDLGLKFTKSRSFKSVTLVSFERLERKVNANGVGLRDAAYEVIQRTLSFWPEIAEEILKNSPWLQKAIGEGIAARASAIIATKL is encoded by the coding sequence ATGACCGCGATTGAACGCCATTATGGGGTATGGCTGTATGAACAACGTGTCGGGAGCATTACGCTAAGCGAAGGTATTATTCGTTTTCAACTAAATGAAAGCTATATTTATGATGCAAACCGGGCTGTGTTGGGTCTTTTGTTTGAAGATGATTTAGTTGCCATCCATCGCTCAAAGGTACGCTTACCCCCATGGTTTTCCAACCTTTTGCCAGAAGGTCGTCTGCGTGAATGGATCGCTCAAGACAAAGGTGTAAACAAGAATCAAGAATTAGATCTACTGCTCAAAGTTGGTCATGATCTTCCTGGAGCAGTTCGGGTTGCTGAAGCAGAAATTGGACAAACAGTGTTTGATTCTGATAGGCGTGAAGTAGCAACAGATATGGCCAATGATAATGATTTAAAGAATATATGGCGCTTCTCCCTTGCAGGGGTAGCACTCAAGTTTTCAATGCTCCGTAAGGGTGAGAGATTTACCTCACCAGGTATTGGGGAAGGGGGAGATTGGATTGTCAAGCTTCCAGATCAGAGATATCAAAATGTACCTCTGAATGAGTACTCAATGATGGAGCTTGCACGTAAGGTCGGTCTCAATGTTCCTGAAGTGCGTCTTGTTCATCGAGATCAATTAACAGATGTACCCGATAACTTGTGGCCTGATTCAGAAGATACGGCATATGCGATCCGACGCTTTGATCGAACGTCCTCAAGAGATTTAGTACATATTGAAGATTTTGCGCAGGTGAGAGGGTTTTATCCACGTGATAAGTACAAGGGGACTTTTGAAACGCTTGCTGCCTTGGTTTACCGTCAATATGATACGGAGTCACTACTTGAGTTTGCACGAAGATTGGCATTTAACTATGCAATTGGTAATGGCGATGCACATTTGAAGAACTGGTCACTGTTATATGCAGATCCGCGTCGGCCAGTTCTTTCTCCAGCTTATGATCTGGTATCAACAGCTATTTATAGACCACCAGATAGACCTGAAGATCTCGGCTTGAAATTTACTAAGTCAAGGAGTTTTAAGTCAGTTACACTTGTTAGTTTTGAAAGGCTAGAGAGAAAAGTGAATGCTAATGGAGTTGGGTTGCGTGATGCAGCATATGAGGTAATTCAAAGAACTTTATCTTTTTGGCCGGAGATTGCAGAGGAGATACTCAAGAATTCACCCTGGTTACAGAAAGCGATCGGCGAAGGAATCGCAGCACGAGCTTCGGCAATAATCGCTACGAAACTTTAA
- the istB gene encoding IS21-like element helper ATPase IstB, which translates to MTNSCPPPPQPSPYQSLSLHLKQLHLSHMLVHWETLEAQAMQESWSYAQFLLALCELEAQRRWSARLQRALSQAQLPNAKTLSNFDFSWCPKFNPAPLMQLADDSTWLTRAENLLLFGSSGVGKTHLAAGVARRMVEFGKRVKFCSAIALVQHLQHSKLQLQLQSTLKKLDRFDLLVLDDLGYVKKSEAETSVLFELIAHRYERKSLLITANQPFSQWDAIFSDSMMTVAAVDRLVHHALIVEIQADSYRKQAAVAKSVDSNKPAANPQ; encoded by the coding sequence ATGACCAACTCCTGTCCCCCACCGCCCCAACCCAGCCCTTACCAAAGCCTAAGTCTACACCTCAAGCAATTGCACCTCTCCCACATGCTGGTTCATTGGGAAACCCTCGAGGCTCAGGCGATGCAGGAGAGTTGGTCCTACGCGCAGTTCTTGCTGGCTCTTTGCGAATTGGAGGCTCAGCGTCGCTGGAGTGCTCGCCTGCAAAGAGCCTTAAGCCAAGCCCAACTGCCAAACGCAAAAACCCTTTCCAACTTTGACTTTTCCTGGTGTCCAAAATTCAATCCTGCCCCCTTAATGCAACTGGCAGACGATTCTACCTGGCTCACACGGGCGGAGAATCTGTTGCTCTTTGGCAGCAGTGGCGTGGGAAAAACGCATTTGGCTGCAGGTGTAGCTCGTCGCATGGTGGAGTTTGGTAAACGCGTCAAGTTCTGCTCCGCCATCGCCCTGGTGCAACATCTGCAGCACTCAAAACTGCAATTGCAACTGCAATCCACCCTCAAAAAGCTCGACCGCTTTGACTTGCTAGTACTCGATGACCTGGGCTATGTCAAAAAGTCAGAAGCCGAAACCTCCGTTCTATTTGAACTCATTGCCCATCGGTATGAGCGTAAGAGCTTACTGATTACGGCTAATCAACCCTTCAGTCAGTGGGATGCCATCTTTTCCGATTCCATGATGACCGTTGCAGCCGTAGACCGATTAGTTCATCATGCCCTCATTGTCGAGATTCAAGCCGATAGTTATCGTAAGCAAGCAGCGGTGGCCAAGTCAGTAGATTCCAACAAACCAGCAGCAAATCCTCAATAA
- the istA gene encoding IS21 family transposase, which yields MPGKLIETYQVRVYMNARELGLTQAEAAYVAQFSERSGQRIESGDYQPNRGKVRAWRTSADPLAEVWESELEPMLRAQPKLKPMTLFEYLQTKYPGKYPQVLRTLQRRVATWKALHGSAPEVMFELRHEPGRLGFSDFTELKGIEITLNGQPFEHLIYHYRLGYSGWQYAQIIQGGESFIALSEGLQNALFACGGAPKQHRTDSLSAAYRNLGGVRNKPLTRLYDDLCHHYRMQPTRNNTSIAHENGSIESPHGHLKNRIEQALLLRGSYEFSSIAEYQALINQAVDRLNAQHTEKIEAEKAYLQPLPQGRVADYEILTARVSCHSTIDVRCVLYTVPARLIGRQLELHLYHDRIVGYLHRQQVVELPRIRTSGTGKRRARCINYRHVAEGLRRKPRAFLYCTWQQDLLPNEQWQHLWQQMKTQFDLDTAAVLMVESLYIAAADDKESQVAEY from the coding sequence ATGCCTGGAAAACTGATTGAAACTTATCAAGTCAGAGTGTACATGAATGCCCGAGAACTCGGTTTAACTCAAGCCGAAGCGGCTTATGTTGCCCAATTTTCAGAACGCAGTGGACAACGCATTGAATCTGGGGACTACCAACCAAACCGGGGAAAGGTGCGAGCGTGGCGAACGAGTGCCGACCCGTTAGCGGAGGTGTGGGAAAGTGAACTAGAGCCAATGCTGCGAGCGCAACCAAAGCTCAAACCGATGACACTGTTCGAATATCTGCAAACAAAATACCCTGGCAAGTACCCGCAGGTGCTGCGAACCCTACAGCGACGAGTGGCAACATGGAAAGCGCTGCATGGGTCAGCCCCAGAAGTGATGTTTGAGTTGCGGCATGAACCAGGGAGGCTGGGATTTTCCGACTTCACCGAGTTAAAGGGGATTGAGATCACCCTCAATGGTCAGCCGTTTGAGCATTTAATCTATCACTATCGTCTGGGATACAGTGGCTGGCAATATGCCCAAATTATCCAAGGTGGGGAGAGTTTCATTGCGCTCTCCGAAGGCTTACAAAATGCTCTGTTTGCCTGTGGAGGTGCGCCAAAGCAGCACCGTACCGATAGTTTGAGTGCCGCCTATCGAAACCTGGGGGGTGTTCGGAACAAACCCTTAACGCGGTTGTATGACGATCTGTGCCACCACTATCGGATGCAACCGACGCGAAACAACACCAGCATTGCCCATGAGAATGGGTCGATTGAGTCTCCCCATGGACACTTGAAGAATCGCATTGAGCAAGCCTTGCTGCTGCGCGGGAGTTATGAGTTCAGCAGCATTGCCGAGTATCAAGCCTTGATTAACCAGGCGGTCGATAGACTTAACGCCCAGCACACCGAGAAGATTGAGGCTGAAAAAGCCTATTTGCAACCCTTGCCCCAAGGACGGGTCGCCGATTACGAAATCCTCACCGCCCGTGTGAGTTGCCACAGCACGATTGATGTGCGCTGTGTGTTGTATACCGTGCCTGCCCGACTGATTGGACGGCAACTTGAACTCCATCTATATCATGACCGGATTGTCGGGTATTTACATCGCCAGCAGGTGGTGGAGTTGCCTCGCATTCGAACCAGTGGCACAGGCAAACGACGTGCTCGGTGTATCAACTACCGACATGTGGCTGAAGGACTCAGGCGCAAGCCCCGAGCATTCTTGTACTGCACCTGGCAACAGGACTTACTGCCCAATGAGCAATGGCAACACCTGTGGCAACAGATGAAAACGCAGTTTGACCTCGATACCGCCGCTGTCCTGATGGTTGAAAGCTTGTATATTGCGGCTGCCGATGACAAAGAATCTCAGGTTGCCGAATACTGA
- a CDS encoding transposase, translated as MSLFPTILLVVGKVNFTNLSRYSEWSEKTYRRQYTQAFNFIGLNAQLIQEAVPPSATQIGAIDCSFIAKSGKMTYGLDWFYNGSRNRTEKGLEISVIAVIDVEARRGYSLSVQQTPATNPGKQTQAQSKTVSWQTIEQVQQRLQQLPPKPPTPAPLTRIDHYLEHLKHTRQSLPPAVKYCVADGVYSKQKFVAGVVALDLHLISKLRSDANLRYLYTGEQKPRGARRKYDGKVDFKDLSRLTFVEQLEAGLTLYTAVVWHVSLKRQIRIAYLVDTRKAGKTGVALLFSSDVELDAKLMVQYYQARFQIEFIFRDAKQFTGLCDAQTRDPQRLEFHFNASLTTLNLAKYQEQLRPTQPDATVSSVPFSMASYKRFAFNDHLLERFICQLELDPTLIKSHPNYENLRSYGIIAA; from the coding sequence TTGAGCTTGTTTCCCACGATTCTTTTGGTGGTAGGCAAAGTCAACTTCACTAACTTGAGTCGGTATAGTGAATGGTCAGAGAAAACCTATCGCCGTCAGTACACTCAAGCGTTCAACTTCATAGGACTCAATGCTCAGTTGATTCAGGAGGCAGTTCCACCTAGCGCGACTCAGATTGGCGCAATCGACTGCTCGTTTATCGCCAAAAGTGGCAAAATGACCTACGGCTTGGACTGGTTCTACAACGGCAGTCGCAATCGCACCGAAAAGGGCTTAGAGATCTCGGTGATTGCGGTAATTGATGTCGAAGCTCGCCGAGGGTATAGCTTGTCGGTGCAACAAACCCCGGCAACCAACCCAGGGAAGCAGACTCAAGCACAAAGCAAGACTGTTAGCTGGCAGACGATTGAGCAAGTACAGCAGAGGTTGCAACAGTTGCCCCCGAAACCTCCCACACCTGCCCCCTTGACTCGGATTGACCATTATCTGGAGCATCTCAAGCACACTCGTCAGTCTCTGCCGCCAGCAGTGAAGTATTGTGTTGCCGATGGCGTCTATAGCAAGCAGAAGTTTGTTGCAGGAGTCGTGGCGTTGGACCTACACCTGATTAGCAAATTGCGCAGTGATGCCAATCTGCGCTACCTCTACACGGGTGAGCAGAAACCTCGGGGTGCCAGACGCAAATACGACGGCAAAGTAGACTTCAAAGACCTCAGTCGTCTCACCTTTGTAGAACAACTTGAAGCTGGCTTAACCCTTTACACTGCTGTAGTTTGGCATGTCTCCCTGAAACGGCAAATTCGCATTGCTTACCTGGTCGATACTCGTAAAGCCGGGAAAACGGGTGTGGCCTTGCTGTTTTCCAGTGATGTTGAACTGGATGCCAAATTGATGGTGCAATATTACCAGGCGAGGTTCCAAATTGAATTCATTTTTAGAGACGCAAAACAGTTTACAGGGTTGTGTGATGCTCAAACTCGCGACCCTCAAAGACTCGAGTTCCATTTCAATGCCTCTCTAACGACGTTGAACCTGGCAAAATATCAAGAGCAATTACGTCCAACTCAACCCGATGCAACTGTGTCTTCAGTCCCCTTTTCGATGGCAAGCTACAAGCGCTTTGCCTTCAATGACCATCTGCTGGAGCGATTTATTTGCCAATTAGAGTTAGACCCAACTTTGATTAAATCCCATCCCAACTATGAAAACCTCCGTTCCTACGGCATTATAGCCGCCTAA
- a CDS encoding alpha/beta fold hydrolase, whose amino-acid sequence MRLNHKRLGLLLLAILLIASSWLGIVSARSGLAVRSFQQDDIPLLYVAPQQAKATPGVLVAHGFAGSKQLMLGYAHVLAHAGYATLLWDFDGHGANPTRLQRHELQQNLDVALQALLKQPEVDPNRLALLGHSMGSGIVMTAGIRDPDRFAATIAVSPTGADVTPQAPRNLQLQAGSGEGGFVANAQRLLAQAGGANTNLATGQGRELVVVPGVEHITILFSDGSHQAALRWLDATFGTRHRSQYVDRRMAWYGIHLLGWLIGLAAIAPLLPRSEALGRKSTPLQRWAGLVSAPFAAVAGLVLLSQKFDLQDLGGVQVGGAVGVWFLIAGLTWLGVLARLPRPTLRSVGLGVALFGLLWVAFGAMAQVVWLQWWLIPIRLKLWLPLTIACFPWFLASGIVQQNIGGGKRVLWWLGQSLVLVGGFVLTLSFLPQLGFMFLLLPLFPPLMGILSFVAGCLNQAWVSAIGSALFFGWLLAAGFPLSA is encoded by the coding sequence ATGAGATTAAACCATAAACGACTAGGGCTACTGTTACTGGCAATCCTGCTGATTGCCTCATCCTGGTTGGGCATCGTGTCTGCCCGATCGGGTTTAGCGGTGCGATCGTTCCAGCAAGACGATATTCCTTTGCTATACGTTGCACCCCAGCAGGCAAAAGCTACTCCAGGCGTGCTCGTTGCCCACGGCTTTGCAGGTTCTAAACAGTTGATGTTGGGTTATGCCCACGTTCTGGCTCACGCAGGCTATGCGACTCTGCTGTGGGATTTTGACGGACACGGGGCAAATCCCACACGCTTACAACGGCACGAATTGCAGCAAAACCTGGATGTTGCCCTGCAAGCCCTATTAAAACAACCAGAAGTTGATCCAAATCGTCTGGCACTCCTGGGGCACTCAATGGGCAGCGGAATTGTCATGACAGCTGGAATTCGTGACCCCGATCGGTTTGCGGCAACCATTGCGGTTTCCCCTACCGGAGCGGATGTCACCCCCCAAGCTCCCCGTAACCTTCAGCTTCAGGCTGGTAGCGGAGAGGGAGGATTTGTGGCAAACGCCCAACGCCTATTGGCACAGGCGGGGGGCGCAAACACCAACCTGGCAACCGGGCAGGGGCGAGAACTGGTGGTAGTTCCCGGTGTGGAACACATCACGATTTTGTTTAGCGATGGCAGCCATCAGGCAGCACTGCGATGGTTAGACGCAACCTTTGGCACAAGGCACAGGAGCCAATATGTCGATCGCCGCATGGCATGGTACGGCATCCATTTGTTGGGCTGGCTGATCGGGTTAGCTGCCATCGCACCACTCCTGCCCCGATCGGAAGCCCTGGGAAGGAAAAGCACTCCCCTGCAACGATGGGCAGGTTTAGTCAGCGCACCGTTTGCAGCCGTAGCAGGGCTGGTATTGCTGAGCCAAAAATTTGACCTCCAGGATCTGGGTGGGGTGCAGGTGGGTGGAGCCGTGGGCGTCTGGTTTTTGATTGCTGGACTAACCTGGTTGGGGGTGCTGGCTCGTTTGCCCCGCCCCACCCTGCGGTCAGTCGGTTTAGGGGTTGCCCTGTTTGGGCTGCTCTGGGTTGCCTTTGGTGCAATGGCGCAGGTTGTCTGGCTTCAGTGGTGGCTAATTCCAATTCGGTTGAAATTGTGGTTGCCCCTGACGATCGCCTGTTTTCCCTGGTTCCTCGCCTCCGGAATCGTGCAACAAAACATCGGTGGAGGCAAACGAGTTCTCTGGTGGTTAGGACAAAGCCTGGTTTTGGTGGGTGGGTTCGTGCTGACGCTAAGCTTTCTACCCCAACTGGGTTTCATGTTCCTGCTTCTGCCCCTGTTTCCCCCTCTGATGGGAATTTTATCGTTCGTTGCAGGCTGCTTGAATCAAGCCTGGGTATCCGCGATCGGCTCTGCCCTCTTTTTCGGTTGGTTACTGGCAGCAGGGTTTCCCCTCTCAGCCTGA
- a CDS encoding aldo/keto reductase: MRTLQLPSGQTIPVLGMGTWRMGESAKNRQIEIDALHHGLDLGLSLIDTAEMYGEGGAEEVIAEVITDRRSEVFLVSKVYPHNASKRGAIAACERSLKRLKTDYLDLYLLHWRGSVPLAETLAAFQALQQAGKIRSYGVSNFDTEDMQQAIQLTDGNGIATNQVLYNLMRRGIELNLLPWCRQQGIPIMAYSPIEQGRLLNNQALKAIAQERGVTTAQVAIAWLLHQEKVIVIPKSSRIEHVEQNYAALALKLSAPELATLDSAFPPPAKPVPLEML, encoded by the coding sequence ATGCGAACCCTGCAACTACCTTCTGGACAAACCATCCCTGTTCTTGGCATGGGAACCTGGCGCATGGGCGAGAGTGCCAAAAACCGTCAAATTGAAATCGATGCTTTGCATCATGGATTAGATCTGGGATTGTCGCTGATTGATACGGCTGAAATGTATGGCGAAGGTGGCGCAGAAGAGGTGATTGCTGAAGTCATTACCGATCGCCGTTCAGAGGTTTTCCTGGTCAGTAAAGTCTACCCGCATAATGCTTCCAAGCGAGGGGCGATCGCGGCCTGTGAACGCAGCCTCAAACGCCTAAAAACGGACTACCTGGATCTTTACCTGTTGCACTGGCGTGGTTCTGTACCCTTGGCAGAAACCCTGGCGGCTTTTCAAGCCCTGCAACAGGCAGGCAAAATCCGTAGCTATGGGGTCAGCAATTTTGATACGGAGGATATGCAGCAGGCGATTCAGTTAACGGATGGGAATGGAATCGCAACCAACCAGGTGCTTTATAACTTGATGCGACGCGGAATTGAGTTGAACTTGCTGCCCTGGTGTCGGCAACAAGGAATTCCAATTATGGCGTATTCTCCGATTGAACAGGGGCGATTGCTGAACAACCAGGCACTCAAAGCGATCGCCCAGGAACGCGGAGTAACTACAGCCCAGGTCGCGATCGCCTGGTTATTGCATCAAGAGAAGGTGATTGTGATTCCCAAATCCAGTCGGATTGAACATGTGGAGCAAAATTACGCTGCTTTAGCGTTGAAACTCAGTGCGCCAGAACTGGCAACCCTGGATTCTGCCTTTCCACCCCCCGCTAAACCCGTTCCACTGGAGATGCTTTAG
- a CDS encoding 2'-5' RNA ligase family protein, with product MALQSPPLILTLKLDQSTFDYVDRLRQQHFPPERNFIPAHVTLFHALPGDQEIAISQTLETLCCQTAKVSLQLPTLRFLGRGVAIDVASPELVQLRQTLANSWSQWLSPQDQQGYRSHITIQNKVSSAEARQLYEQLKAEWQPIKGFGEGLLLWYYLGGPWELANEFSFQQGLRNRGS from the coding sequence ATGGCGCTGCAATCCCCACCCCTGATCCTGACGCTCAAACTGGATCAGAGTACTTTTGATTACGTCGATCGCCTGCGGCAGCAACACTTTCCACCTGAGAGAAACTTTATCCCTGCCCATGTCACGCTGTTTCATGCCCTCCCCGGTGATCAGGAAATTGCCATTTCCCAGACTTTAGAAACGCTCTGTTGCCAAACGGCAAAGGTGTCGCTTCAATTGCCCACGCTGCGGTTTTTGGGCAGAGGCGTGGCGATCGACGTTGCTTCTCCCGAACTGGTGCAGTTACGGCAAACGCTGGCAAACTCCTGGAGCCAATGGCTTAGCCCCCAGGATCAGCAGGGCTACCGATCGCACATTACGATTCAAAATAAGGTTTCATCGGCAGAAGCTCGCCAACTCTATGAACAACTTAAAGCTGAATGGCAACCCATCAAGGGTTTTGGCGAAGGATTGTTGCTCTGGTACTATCTGGGTGGCCCGTGGGAACTGGCAAACGAATTCTCCTTTCAACAAGGGCTGAGAAACCGGGGTTCTTAG
- a CDS encoding DUF3891 family protein, with the protein MLYRTIAGNRICITQPTHAWVSGQLAQVWGNQQFGAIAPYQAVCLGAEQHDIGWLPWEAAPTLNSNTGYPHNFTEVALPVHTQLWAGAKHLAMPMGRYVALLVSLHGTGLYERFTHWKDSPQSTQVVEAFLNQEKEFQQQLINRLEQDPAYAPHVTPAAIVRNQHLVATLDALSLLICMGIREQRQVEHVPAASGETTLTLTPIADNPTQLAVDPWCFQPDEVTVTFEGRILAEKATDEQTMQDRLATAPWISLTATLRPGQRQN; encoded by the coding sequence ATGTTGTATCGCACGATCGCTGGGAACCGGATTTGCATTACTCAACCGACCCACGCCTGGGTTTCGGGACAATTGGCACAGGTTTGGGGGAATCAGCAGTTTGGGGCGATCGCGCCCTACCAGGCTGTTTGTCTGGGGGCAGAACAACATGATATTGGTTGGTTACCGTGGGAAGCAGCCCCAACCCTCAACTCCAACACGGGCTACCCCCACAACTTCACTGAAGTTGCCCTGCCGGTTCATACCCAACTATGGGCAGGGGCAAAACACCTGGCAATGCCGATGGGGCGCTATGTGGCGTTGCTGGTTTCCTTGCATGGGACGGGGTTGTATGAACGCTTTACCCACTGGAAGGATTCACCCCAGTCAACCCAGGTTGTCGAAGCATTTCTGAACCAGGAAAAGGAATTTCAGCAGCAATTAATCAACCGCCTGGAACAAGATCCAGCCTATGCACCCCATGTCACCCCAGCGGCGATCGTTCGCAATCAACACCTGGTTGCCACCCTGGATGCCCTGTCCCTGCTGATTTGTATGGGCATTCGCGAACAACGGCAGGTCGAGCACGTGCCCGCCGCAAGCGGGGAAACCACGTTAACACTGACACCGATCGCCGATAACCCCACCCAGTTAGCCGTAGACCCCTGGTGCTTTCAGCCGGATGAAGTGACCGTTACCTTTGAGGGACGGATTCTGGCAGAGAAAGCGACGGATGAGCAAACGATGCAAGATCGGCTTGCCACGGCTCCCTGGATTTCTCTGACCGCAACCCTTCGTCCAGGCCAACGGCAGAATTGA
- a CDS encoding sugar ABC transporter substrate-binding protein yields MIKPLKIFLSSFPITGLLLLVGCNNSPPGNQADNAQPNQANNVTNTAATYPAAKGCKNVGVLLPESDSSARYEAYDRPLLEQEIKKAVPGVTIQYTNANNNADTQQNQAEALLTKGACILVVDPQDADKAAVIVQKARASQVPVISYDRLIQDPDLAYYVSFDNVKVGELQGQYLADLYQKGANGLKKGANLVLLAGAQTDNNALLFRQGALNKLQPLIDQKNVDLVFDQYTPNWDPTRAQNLMEGALTKQGNDVQMVYAANDTLANAAIAALRTQKLNGKVPVTGQDATPTGIQNILAGDQVMTVYKPIAKEAQATAQLVAALSNGTDPGSLVNGQTDLKGGGKVASVLLTPIAVDKNNVKQTVIADGFVKKDQVCQGAAEKSTACQ; encoded by the coding sequence ATGATCAAACCATTAAAAATCTTTTTGTCTTCTTTCCCGATCACAGGGCTACTGCTGCTTGTAGGTTGTAACAACAGCCCACCGGGCAATCAGGCGGATAACGCGCAGCCAAATCAGGCTAACAATGTGACCAATACCGCTGCCACCTATCCGGCTGCAAAAGGCTGCAAAAATGTGGGCGTGTTGTTGCCAGAATCGGATTCTTCCGCTCGTTATGAAGCCTACGATCGCCCCCTGTTAGAGCAGGAAATCAAAAAGGCAGTTCCGGGAGTTACGATTCAATACACGAACGCCAACAACAATGCCGATACCCAACAAAACCAGGCAGAAGCCTTACTCACAAAAGGAGCCTGTATTCTGGTAGTCGATCCACAGGATGCAGACAAGGCAGCGGTGATTGTGCAAAAGGCAAGGGCAAGTCAGGTGCCGGTTATTTCCTACGATCGGCTGATTCAAGACCCCGACCTTGCCTACTACGTTTCATTTGACAATGTGAAAGTGGGTGAATTGCAGGGGCAATATCTGGCAGACCTGTACCAGAAGGGCGCAAATGGTCTGAAAAAGGGAGCCAACTTGGTGCTGCTGGCAGGGGCACAAACCGACAATAATGCCCTGCTGTTTCGCCAGGGTGCCCTGAACAAACTGCAACCGCTGATTGACCAGAAGAACGTTGACCTGGTGTTTGATCAGTACACCCCCAATTGGGACCCGACCCGCGCCCAGAACCTAATGGAAGGTGCCCTGACCAAACAGGGGAATGATGTGCAAATGGTCTATGCGGCGAACGACACCCTGGCAAATGCTGCCATTGCTGCCCTCCGTACCCAAAAGCTGAATGGCAAAGTTCCCGTCACCGGGCAGGATGCCACCCCGACTGGAATTCAAAATATTCTGGCGGGGGATCAGGTGATGACGGTGTATAAACCGATCGCCAAGGAAGCCCAGGCAACTGCCCAACTGGTTGCTGCGTTGAGCAACGGCACCGATCCAGGCTCCCTGGTAAATGGTCAAACAGACCTTAAGGGCGGGGGCAAAGTTGCCTCGGTTCTGCTGACCCCGATCGCTGTAGACAAAAACAATGTGAAGCAGACC